Proteins encoded within one genomic window of Balaenoptera musculus isolate JJ_BM4_2016_0621 chromosome 12, mBalMus1.pri.v3, whole genome shotgun sequence:
- the FOXO3 gene encoding forkhead box protein O3 isoform X5: MAEAPASPAPLSPLEVELDPEFEPQSRPRSCTWPLQRPELQGSPAKPSGEAAADSMIPEEEDDEDDEDGGGRAGSAMAIGGGAGGPLGSGLLLEDSARLLAPGGQDPGSGPAPAVGALSGGTQTPLQPQQTLPPPQPGAAGGSGQPRKCSSRRNAWGNLSYADLITRAIESSPDKRLTLSQIYEWMVRCVPYFKDKGDSNSSAGWKQYTRGTVFLLFQSCVIDL; encoded by the exons ATGGCAGAGGCGCCGGCCTCCCCGGCCCCGCTCTCTCCGCTCGAAGTGGAGCTGGACCCGGAGTTCGAGCCCCAAAGCCGGCCGCGCTCCTGTACGTGGCCCCTGCAGAGGCCGGAGCTCCAGGGGAGCCCGGCCAAGCCCTCGGGGGAAGCGGCCGCTGACTCCATGATCCCCGAGGAGGAGGACGATGAAGACGACGAGGACGGCGGCGGTAGGGCCGGCTCGGCCATGGCGAtcggcggcggcgcgggcggccCGCTGGGCTCTGGACTGCTCCTGGAGGACTCGGCTCGGCTGCTAGCTCCCGGAGGGCAGGACCCCGGGTCCGGGCCAGCCCCCGCGGTGGGCGCGCTGAGCGGGGGGACGCAGACGCCGCTGCAGCCTCAGCAGACACTGCCACCGCCGCAGCCGGGGGCGGCTGGGGGCTCCGGGCAGCCGAGGAAATGCTCATCGCGGCGGAACGCCTGGGGGAACCTGTCATACGCCGACCTGATCACTCGCGCCATCGAGAGCTCCCCGGACAAACGGCTCACTCTGTCCCAGATCTACGAGTGGATGGTGCGCTGCGTGCCCTACTTCAAGGATAAGGGCGACAGCAACAGCTCTGCCGGCTGGAAG CAGTACACCAGGGggactgtttttcttctttttcaaagctgTGTCATCGACCTGTGA
- the FOXO3 gene encoding forkhead box protein O3 isoform X4 has protein sequence MAEAPASPAPLSPLEVELDPEFEPQSRPRSCTWPLQRPELQGSPAKPSGEAAADSMIPEEEDDEDDEDGGGRAGSAMAIGGGAGGPLGSGLLLEDSARLLAPGGQDPGSGPAPAVGALSGGTQTPLQPQQTLPPPQPGAAGGSGQPRKCSSRRNAWGNLSYADLITRAIESSPDKRLTLSQIYEWMVRCVPYFKDKGDSNSSAGWKQQYTRGTVFLLFQSCVIDL, from the exons ATGGCAGAGGCGCCGGCCTCCCCGGCCCCGCTCTCTCCGCTCGAAGTGGAGCTGGACCCGGAGTTCGAGCCCCAAAGCCGGCCGCGCTCCTGTACGTGGCCCCTGCAGAGGCCGGAGCTCCAGGGGAGCCCGGCCAAGCCCTCGGGGGAAGCGGCCGCTGACTCCATGATCCCCGAGGAGGAGGACGATGAAGACGACGAGGACGGCGGCGGTAGGGCCGGCTCGGCCATGGCGAtcggcggcggcgcgggcggccCGCTGGGCTCTGGACTGCTCCTGGAGGACTCGGCTCGGCTGCTAGCTCCCGGAGGGCAGGACCCCGGGTCCGGGCCAGCCCCCGCGGTGGGCGCGCTGAGCGGGGGGACGCAGACGCCGCTGCAGCCTCAGCAGACACTGCCACCGCCGCAGCCGGGGGCGGCTGGGGGCTCCGGGCAGCCGAGGAAATGCTCATCGCGGCGGAACGCCTGGGGGAACCTGTCATACGCCGACCTGATCACTCGCGCCATCGAGAGCTCCCCGGACAAACGGCTCACTCTGTCCCAGATCTACGAGTGGATGGTGCGCTGCGTGCCCTACTTCAAGGATAAGGGCGACAGCAACAGCTCTGCCGGCTGGAAG CAGCAGTACACCAGGGggactgtttttcttctttttcaaagctgTGTCATCGACCTGTGA
- the FOXO3 gene encoding forkhead box protein O3 isoform X6: MAEAPASPAPLSPLEVELDPEFEPQSRPRSCTWPLQRPELQGSPAKPSGEAAADSMIPEEEDDEDDEDGGGRAGSAMAIGGGAGGPLGSGLLLEDSARLLAPGGQDPGSGPAPAVGALSGGTQTPLQPQQTLPPPQPGAAGGSGQPRKCSSRRNAWGNLSYADLITRAIESSPDKRLTLSQIYEWMVRCVPYFKDKGDSNSSAGWKSQFQEGAETSWVLTL, from the coding sequence ATGGCAGAGGCGCCGGCCTCCCCGGCCCCGCTCTCTCCGCTCGAAGTGGAGCTGGACCCGGAGTTCGAGCCCCAAAGCCGGCCGCGCTCCTGTACGTGGCCCCTGCAGAGGCCGGAGCTCCAGGGGAGCCCGGCCAAGCCCTCGGGGGAAGCGGCCGCTGACTCCATGATCCCCGAGGAGGAGGACGATGAAGACGACGAGGACGGCGGCGGTAGGGCCGGCTCGGCCATGGCGAtcggcggcggcgcgggcggccCGCTGGGCTCTGGACTGCTCCTGGAGGACTCGGCTCGGCTGCTAGCTCCCGGAGGGCAGGACCCCGGGTCCGGGCCAGCCCCCGCGGTGGGCGCGCTGAGCGGGGGGACGCAGACGCCGCTGCAGCCTCAGCAGACACTGCCACCGCCGCAGCCGGGGGCGGCTGGGGGCTCCGGGCAGCCGAGGAAATGCTCATCGCGGCGGAACGCCTGGGGGAACCTGTCATACGCCGACCTGATCACTCGCGCCATCGAGAGCTCCCCGGACAAACGGCTCACTCTGTCCCAGATCTACGAGTGGATGGTGCGCTGCGTGCCCTACTTCAAGGATAAGGGCGACAGCAACAGCTCTGCCGGCTGGAAG
- the FOXO3 gene encoding forkhead box protein O3 isoform X7: protein MAEAPASPAPLSPLEVELDPEFEPQSRPRSCTWPLQRPELQGSPAKPSGEAAADSMIPEEEDDEDDEDGGGRAGSAMAIGGGAGGPLGSGLLLEDSARLLAPGGQDPGSGPAPAVGALSGGTQTPLQPQQTLPPPQPGAAGGSGQPRKCSSRRNAWGNLSYADLITRAIESSPDKRLTLSQIYEWMVRCVPYFKDKGDSNSSAGWKREMEHGLD from the coding sequence ATGGCAGAGGCGCCGGCCTCCCCGGCCCCGCTCTCTCCGCTCGAAGTGGAGCTGGACCCGGAGTTCGAGCCCCAAAGCCGGCCGCGCTCCTGTACGTGGCCCCTGCAGAGGCCGGAGCTCCAGGGGAGCCCGGCCAAGCCCTCGGGGGAAGCGGCCGCTGACTCCATGATCCCCGAGGAGGAGGACGATGAAGACGACGAGGACGGCGGCGGTAGGGCCGGCTCGGCCATGGCGAtcggcggcggcgcgggcggccCGCTGGGCTCTGGACTGCTCCTGGAGGACTCGGCTCGGCTGCTAGCTCCCGGAGGGCAGGACCCCGGGTCCGGGCCAGCCCCCGCGGTGGGCGCGCTGAGCGGGGGGACGCAGACGCCGCTGCAGCCTCAGCAGACACTGCCACCGCCGCAGCCGGGGGCGGCTGGGGGCTCCGGGCAGCCGAGGAAATGCTCATCGCGGCGGAACGCCTGGGGGAACCTGTCATACGCCGACCTGATCACTCGCGCCATCGAGAGCTCCCCGGACAAACGGCTCACTCTGTCCCAGATCTACGAGTGGATGGTGCGCTGCGTGCCCTACTTCAAGGATAAGGGCGACAGCAACAGCTCTGCCGGCTGGAAG